Proteins encoded in a region of the Chryseobacterium piperi genome:
- a CDS encoding DUF2845 domain-containing protein, with protein sequence MRLFLIQTLGIVLILASLTSCKTRSKFTSNSISIGMTKEQVVSKFGQPYKSAFTENKETGEIKETLYYRENLWIAGNNSITNILVFKDGKLVSLEQGQEANTSSPTILTQHP encoded by the coding sequence ATGCGTTTATTTTTGATTCAAACACTAGGTATAGTCCTAATTTTAGCTTCTTTAACTTCTTGCAAAACAAGAAGCAAATTTACTTCTAACTCAATAAGTATTGGAATGACCAAAGAACAGGTGGTATCAAAATTTGGACAGCCGTATAAATCTGCATTTACAGAAAATAAAGAAACAGGAGAGATTAAGGAAACTTTATATTATAGAGAAAACCTCTGGATCGCAGGAAATAATTCAATAACCAATATTTTAGTTTTTAAAGACGGAAAATTAGTTTCTCTTGAACAAGGGCAGGAAGCTAATACTAGCTCCCCTACAATTTTAACTCAGCACCCTTAA
- a CDS encoding aspartate-semialdehyde dehydrogenase — MKVAVVGSTGMVGQVMLKVLEERNFPITELIPVASEKSVGKKVKYKQEEYTIVSMNDAIAAKPDIAIFSAGGSTSLEFAPQFAEAGITVIDNSSAWRMDPTKKLVVPEINANVLTAEDKIIANPNCSTIQLVMVLGPLNKKYDLKRVVISTYQSVTGTGKAAVDQLNSEIESAVNKEDNNVAKVYPYQIFKNALPHCDVFSDDDYTKEEIKLMKEPKKILGDDTFNLTATAVRVPVQGGHSESVNIEFENEFDLDEVRKILSETPGVVVIDDVKNNQYPMPLDSEGKDEVFVGRIRRDLSQPKTLNLWIVADNLRKGAATNAVQIAEYLVANNLV; from the coding sequence ATGAAAGTAGCTGTAGTAGGTTCAACAGGAATGGTTGGACAAGTTATGCTTAAAGTATTGGAGGAGAGAAACTTTCCTATAACCGAGTTAATTCCGGTAGCTTCGGAAAAATCTGTAGGTAAGAAGGTGAAGTATAAACAGGAAGAATATACGATTGTAAGCATGAATGACGCTATAGCTGCCAAACCTGATATTGCTATTTTTTCAGCAGGAGGTTCTACCTCTCTGGAATTTGCACCTCAATTTGCAGAGGCAGGAATTACAGTAATCGACAATTCTTCAGCATGGAGAATGGATCCTACTAAAAAACTAGTAGTGCCGGAAATCAATGCTAATGTATTAACAGCAGAAGATAAGATTATTGCTAATCCTAACTGTTCAACAATTCAACTGGTCATGGTTCTAGGCCCACTTAACAAAAAATACGATCTGAAAAGAGTCGTTATTTCTACTTACCAGTCTGTAACAGGAACCGGAAAGGCAGCAGTTGATCAGTTAAATTCTGAAATTGAAAGTGCCGTAAATAAAGAAGATAATAACGTAGCAAAAGTATACCCTTATCAAATCTTTAAAAATGCATTACCTCATTGTGATGTATTCAGTGATGATGATTATACCAAAGAAGAGATTAAATTAATGAAGGAGCCTAAAAAAATCTTAGGCGATGATACCTTTAATTTAACAGCAACTGCGGTAAGAGTACCTGTTCAGGGAGGACATTCTGAAAGTGTAAATATTGAATTTGAAAATGAATTTGATCTTGATGAAGTAAGAAAGATTTTATCAGAAACTCCCGGAGTAGTTGTTATTGATGATGTAAAAAACAATCAATATCCGATGCCACTCGATTCTGAAGGAAAAGACGAAGTCTTTGTCGGGCGAATAAGGCGAGACCTCTCTCAGCCAAAAACACTCAATCTCTGGATTGTGGCTGACAATCTGCGAAAAGGAGCTGCTACCAACGCAGTACAAATTGCAGAATACCTTGTAGCAAACAACTTAGTATAA